A genomic region of Mesorhizobium sp. NZP2077 contains the following coding sequences:
- a CDS encoding cellulose synthase catalytic subunit yields MSVSADVGTISGKTRPTRRRGAALTNASEKAPFLVPVLSANQRRVWALGLACWSVTFGVFWVWWLRPEHVEHVVPYLLATLTLVWLTFMPMYFLLNVHAMKKPSGLHTISGHSRVAMVVTKAPSEPLSVVARTLEAMLAQDYPHDTWLADEDPSEETVAWCGAHNVMISTRRGRQDYHRKVWPRRTRCKEGNLAFFYDHYGYERYDFVAQMDADHVPTPTYLREILVAFADPAVGYVSAPSICDNNAAESWSARGRLFPEGMFHGPLQSGHTRDGTPLCIGSHYAVRTAALKQIGGLGPELAEDHSTSMLFIAAGWRGVHATDAIAHGDGPQTFADLVTQEFQWSRSLMTIMLEYSPIYLSKLTPRLKFQFLFRQLWYPLFAIFSLFMYVMPIYALLSGQNFANVTYTEFLCYYAPNSTVLVLLVMILKAFGLSRPLTAKTISWEGTLFSFFARWPWVLAGTLSSIRDYLTKSFVDFRVTPKGSGPKNLLPARVIVPYVVLAIGASLPVLLADHASSATGFYWFAAFNASIYGLLVVVIIVRHLVENRISLRRNVAKFALQASLAGVAVSVPGAALYDRGLEGIYGLQQGAGSLRIVSVAYPVSGAGRGGVGTRTFHFNPGWDEAPVK; encoded by the coding sequence ATGAGTGTTTCCGCGGACGTAGGAACCATCAGTGGTAAGACCAGGCCGACACGACGGCGTGGGGCGGCTCTGACCAACGCGTCGGAGAAAGCTCCTTTCCTCGTACCTGTTCTGTCGGCCAACCAGCGGCGGGTGTGGGCGTTGGGACTTGCTTGCTGGTCAGTCACGTTCGGGGTTTTCTGGGTCTGGTGGCTGCGGCCGGAGCACGTTGAGCACGTCGTTCCATACCTGTTGGCGACGCTCACCCTTGTTTGGCTCACGTTCATGCCGATGTACTTTCTCTTGAACGTGCATGCGATGAAAAAGCCGTCCGGACTTCACACCATCTCGGGACATTCGCGTGTCGCGATGGTGGTGACTAAAGCTCCGTCCGAACCGTTGTCCGTGGTTGCTAGAACCCTCGAGGCGATGCTGGCGCAGGACTATCCGCATGACACCTGGCTGGCCGACGAGGACCCCTCCGAGGAAACGGTCGCCTGGTGCGGTGCCCATAACGTCATGATTTCGACGCGGCGCGGACGGCAAGACTATCACCGCAAGGTGTGGCCGCGCCGCACTCGCTGCAAGGAAGGCAACCTGGCGTTTTTCTACGACCACTACGGCTATGAGCGGTATGATTTCGTCGCCCAGATGGATGCCGACCACGTACCGACCCCAACCTATCTCCGGGAAATTCTGGTCGCTTTTGCCGACCCAGCGGTCGGGTATGTCTCCGCGCCGAGCATTTGCGACAACAATGCCGCAGAGAGCTGGTCAGCGCGCGGCCGGCTGTTTCCGGAAGGGATGTTCCATGGCCCCTTGCAGTCGGGTCACACGCGCGACGGAACGCCGCTTTGCATCGGTTCGCATTATGCCGTTCGAACCGCCGCGCTCAAGCAAATCGGCGGCCTTGGTCCGGAACTGGCCGAAGATCACTCGACGTCCATGCTGTTCATTGCAGCCGGATGGCGCGGCGTGCATGCGACAGACGCTATCGCTCATGGCGACGGCCCGCAAACCTTCGCCGATCTTGTCACGCAAGAATTCCAGTGGTCGCGGAGCTTGATGACGATCATGCTCGAATACTCGCCCATCTATCTTTCGAAGCTGACGCCGCGGCTGAAGTTTCAATTCCTGTTTCGTCAGCTCTGGTATCCGCTGTTCGCCATATTCTCGCTTTTCATGTATGTCATGCCGATCTATGCACTTCTGTCGGGGCAGAATTTCGCTAATGTGACTTATACCGAGTTCCTGTGTTATTACGCGCCAAATTCGACAGTCTTGGTTCTTCTCGTGATGATCCTGAAGGCCTTCGGTCTGTCGCGTCCGCTCACCGCGAAGACAATCAGTTGGGAAGGAACGCTGTTCTCATTCTTTGCACGTTGGCCGTGGGTGTTGGCGGGCACGCTGTCGTCCATTCGTGATTATCTGACCAAGTCGTTCGTCGACTTTCGCGTTACCCCCAAAGGCAGTGGTCCGAAAAACCTCCTGCCTGCCCGCGTCATCGTTCCCTACGTGGTGCTTGCGATCGGCGCTTCTTTGCCAGTTCTTCTTGCCGACCACGCTTCGAGCGCTACGGGGTTCTACTGGTTTGCTGCCTTCAATGCGTCTATCTATGGTTTGCTTGTGGTTGTGATCATCGTCCGGCATCTCGTAGAAAACAGAATTTCGTTGCGTCGCAATGTAGCGAAGTTCGCCTTGCAGGCTTCGCTCGCCGGCGTTGCGGTCTCGGTGCCAGGCGCTGCACTTTATGATCGCGGCCTCGAAGGCATATATGGGCTGCAGCAGGGGGCGGGCAGTCTGCGCATCGTCAGCGTCGCCTATCCCGTCTCTGGCGCCGGCCGTGGTGGGGTCGGAACCCGGACATTCCACTTTAACCCCGGCTGGGATGAAGCACCCGTCAAATAA